A genome region from Alistipes dispar includes the following:
- a CDS encoding phosphoglycerate mutase family protein has protein sequence MDSESLLALAAENQRRARAVLAELQAEAAWRSAGATTHLVGSLRTGLLMTHRDIDLHIYSPVLSPEGSFAAMARIARNPRIRRIEYANLLDAEDRCIEWHAQYADTEGDLWQIDMIHMSVGSPWEGYFERVADRISAALTDETRLAILRLKFETPATEHVPGIAYCMAVLRDGVRTRSEFEAWRAAHPLTGIAEWMPE, from the coding sequence ATGGATTCCGAATCGCTCCTGGCGCTCGCCGCCGAAAACCAGCGGCGGGCCCGCGCCGTCCTCGCCGAACTGCAAGCCGAAGCCGCCTGGCGATCGGCCGGGGCTACCACGCACCTCGTGGGATCGCTCCGCACGGGTCTGCTGATGACCCACCGCGACATCGACCTCCACATCTACTCCCCGGTCCTCAGTCCGGAGGGGAGCTTCGCCGCCATGGCACGCATCGCCCGCAACCCGCGTATCCGACGCATCGAATACGCCAATCTGCTCGACGCCGAGGACCGGTGTATCGAGTGGCATGCGCAATACGCCGACACGGAGGGCGACCTCTGGCAGATCGACATGATCCACATGTCCGTCGGATCGCCCTGGGAGGGGTATTTCGAACGGGTGGCCGACCGCATCTCCGCGGCCCTGACCGACGAGACGCGCCTAGCGATCCTCCGGCTCAAATTCGAGACGCCCGCGACGGAGCATGTTCCGGGCATCGCCTACTGCATGGCCGTCCTGCGCGACGGCGTGCGCACCCGCAGCGAGTTCGAGGCATGGCGCGCCGCCCATCCGCTGACGGGCATCGCGGAGTGGATGCCGGAGTAG